In Streptomyces sp. HUAS ZL42, the DNA window GCGTCGCTCCCGGATCCATCGCGCGAACCAGATCACCCTCAAAGCGTGACAAAAGCATCCCTGCCGCGCATAGGCCGCCCGCCGGCTCAGCCGAAGCTCGGCGTGCGGTACACCGTCACGTCACGCGCGAGCTCCCGGCTCGCCCGGACCGGGCGCCTCTCCCGGCTCGCCCGGACCGGGCGCCTACCCGCGCGCGGGCGCCGGGGTGGCGACCCGGCCGAACTCGGCGAGATGTGCCCGCAGGCGGTACCGGTGCCCACGGCTACGATCGGAGCCCGCCGAAGGCGGCCCGGCAGCGCAGCCGCACGGGTTCCGGCACGGGCGGCAGCGCCGTCACCTCGCCGTCCGAGATGACGGCGGTGAGCCGCTCGAAGGCGGAGAGCAGCGAGCCCGACAGTCCGCCCTCGTCGCCGAAGGTGGCGAGCGTCTCGTCGTACGCGTAGTAGGGCCGGTACGGGATCTCGACTCTGCCCCAGTAATCGGCCGCGCCCTTGCCGCTCAGCCCTGTCACCACACCGTCGAAGGCTTCCCTGGCCGCCGCCCGTGCCGCGTCGGCCAGCTCCTTCTCGCCGTCGTCGACCCGCATGGGTACGGGCAGCACCCTTATGGCGCGCCGGAGGTGGTGCTGCGCCACGCTGTGGGCCACGGAGGCCGCGCCTTCCAGGGACTGGCGGTTGAGCGTGAAGCAGTCCACCAGTACGTCGGGCATCAGGACGGTGCAGATGTCCGCGATGTCGGACAGGCCGGTCCGGCTGTCGATGAGCACGTAGTCGTACGTCGCCCTCATGTCGTCGCGCAGCGCATCCAGAAACACGCCGCCGCCGAGCCGGTCGTAGAAGTTGTCCCAGTCGAACATGCCCACCGTCGCGCCGTAGGCGCGGTCCTGTCGCCCGGCGGAGAGGAGGTCGAGCGACCCGCCGTCCGTGAACGGCGCGCCCAGGAGCGCGGGGTCCACGGACAGCGCGTGGGGTTCGACGCTGGCGTACGCGAGATGCCAGGAGTCGGTCCGAGGGCCGTTGCCGCCGGTGACAGCCGCCCAGGAGTAGTCCTGGAGAAGGTCGATGACACCGGCGGTGGCGGCCAGCCCGCCCGGATCGAGGAACGGGTGGAAGTAGCGGTGCAGCCCGGGGGCCTCCAGGTCCCAGTCGACGGCGAGGACGCGCTTGCCGTTGGCAGCGAGGATCCACGCGGTGTTGGCCAGAGCCATGGTGCGTCCGACGCCGCCCTTGTAGGAGTAGAAGGTCACGATGCGGCCGGGCCGTGCGTGCGTCATGACTCCCCCTCACGGCCGAACCCCAAGTCCGAGAAGAGGTCGGGATCCACCAGGCGGGGCCGGGGAGCGTGCGGGCCGGGAGGCGGCTGGGCCTGCGCATGCTTGAAGTACTGCCGGGTGGCGTGGGCCACGACGGCGGGGAGCACGCTGGTGAAGGCCTCGAGGGTGGGTACGCCGTTGACGGCGATCCGCACGTCGGTACGGCGCCCCCGATCCGTGATACGCGGAAGCGTCCGCTCCATTTCCTCGATGAGTCCGCGACCGTCCTCGCCGTGGTTCTGCAGATCCGAACGGTTCCAGGGGACGATCACACTCACCCAGGGCCGGGAGTTCGCGTCGTAGGCCTGGAGCCTGCGCCTGCGCTCCTCGTCGGCGAGGGCCCAGCGGTCCATCAGGAGGATGCCGGGGCGGAGGGACTCCGCCTCCGCGTCCCCGGACTCTCCGTCTTCGTCGACGGGCTCGTCGTCGAAGGAGGAGACGGTGACGCGGTAGTCGAGGGACCGGACGAGGTCCTCCGCGAGGTTCACCAGCGGGCGACTGGACTCCGAGTAGTACGGGTTCCAGTCCTGGGCTTCCTCACCGTACGGCCGTACGTCCCGCTCGTCCGGGATGCTGTCCCGGGTAGGTGCGGCCACGACCAGGTGGATGCTCCGCGGGCCCTCACCTCGCGGTTTGAAGGCGCTCGGGGTGGTCTCGTACGTCCGTGGACGGCTGGGCGGCAGGGGCGAGTCGCTCGCGACCTCCACGATGCGCTGGGCCAGCCGGAAGACGACCTCCTCGTACTCGTCACGCAGCCTGCGCAGCTTGATCAGGCCGTAGATGCCGTTGGTCGCGTAGCGATCACCGAAGCTCGCGGGATCGAGGTGGATGTGTCGCACCGAGTCGGGAAGGTCGGTGAAGTCGACACGAGTCCACAGCGCGGGAACGATCACGGAGCCGGCACCGGCACCAGTCGCTCTCGCCCGCAGCACTCGCTCGTTGAACGCGAACCATTCCCTGCCGCACATCTCGCTCGAGAAGTAGCGCGGGGAGAACAAGGGCACCAGCACACGGCAGTTCGCGAGGTTCTCACTGAGCTTGTCCGGCCATCCCTCGCCCGACCGCATTTCCCGGTCCATGAAGCCGGCCGGTGCACCGGCCGGCAGGTCGGTGAGCTGATAGATGTGATTGCACAGGTCCTGGAAGAAGACGTTCACCCAGTGATCGGGATCGCCGGCGCCCGGACCCCAGGGCGGAGTGTGGGCGTAACTCAGGAAGAAGTACGGCCGGTTGTCCGGATACCGTTCGCGATGCCAAGTGTCCACGACCCGTTCCCGTCCCGTCAGCGGCGGCCGGTCCCCCGCCGGCAGTCCCAGCAGCTCCAGCGTCCGGCGTCTCGCGTGGGCAAACGCCCGCTCTCCGGCCGGGTGTTGCGCGCTGCCCTGCGGGTCGTACGCTACCGCAGGCAGCCGGCCCGGCCGCTCCGCCCGTTCCAGGGCACGGTCCATCCGCCGCACCTCGTACACCGTCAGTTCCCGCTCCAGCCGCGACCGCACGTCGTCCGGCACGACCAGCTCGACCGGCCCGTCCCCTGCCGCGTCGATCGCGAAGAGCCCGCTGGTGAGCAGCTCGGCCACATCGGCCACGGTGGCCCGCGGGACCAGTTCCTGGCGGATCAGGTGGAGCAGGCCCATGCCCAGCCGACCGAACGGGGCACACAGGACCGCGAGTTGCGCCGCCGCCGGGGACGCCGTCCGCAGGAACCCCTCGGCGGTGACCCCGCCGGCGTGTTCGCGGGGGCGACCACCCAGCCGTCCACCGCGGGGCACCAGCACGGCTCCGCATCCCTCGGGGTCGCCCCGCATAAGGGTGCGGGACCAGCGGTCCAGGGAGTGCGGCGAAGTCGACAGCACCGGGACGGGCAGCCAGGCGCCGGTGTCCCCGGCCGGGTCGGCGTCCGGCAGCAGCGGCGGCGGTTCGAAGGCCAGGTGCAGGTTGTCCGAGCCGGGGGCGCCGGGCCGCACACGCACGGACGGCAGGTCGAGGGCGGTCCTTCGCCAGAGCTTCGGGGGGAGCGGGTTGAGCAGGGCGACCGGTGTCGTCAGCGACCAGGAGCGGATCCTGCGCCATACCTCCGGCTCCCGCCAGCCCGGTGCGGCACAGTCGGAGACCACGACGACCAGCCGGCGCGCGTCGGGGGAACGCGGTTCGCCCGGTCCGGTCAGCCTGCCCAGTCCGTCGCGGAGTTCGGGCCCCTCGTCACCGAAGGCGAGTTCGCGCACCTGAAGGGTGCGGAAGGCCCCGAGGCGGTTCAGGACGGCTGTGAAGTCGTCGATGAGGTCCTGCCACACCCGCATGGCAGGAGAGCGGTCGACGACCAGGACCAGGCCGAACCAGCGCTCGGGGGCCGGCCGGAAGACGGGGATCAGCTCACCGCTGCGAGCGTAGCCGTCGACGGTGGCATCGACGTCGAGGGCGGATCTGCGGCCCCGGGGCCACGGCCGTTTCCAGGGCCTCAGGGCACGGGTCACCTCTTGGGCCAGCGGCAGTCCCGCTCCCCGCGGAGCGGCCACGGCAGCACCGGCGACGTGGTCACTCGCCCCGGCGAGGCGTTCGTGGAGGGCCCGACCGGGCTGCCGAGCGGTCGCCGGGCCGGAGCCGCCCTCGTCCGTGCCGGTCGCGGACGGCGGTACGGAGGTCCCGGCTGCCGGCGGCTCGGGCGAGGATCCTGCGGGCGTGCCCTCCGGAGGGGTGCCCATCCGCGCGGCCAGCCAGAGCACCTCGGCCAGCGTGGTGCCGTCCAGATCGGGCGCGACGGCGTCGAGCGCGCGCACCACGCGCCCCAGTGGGTCCGACGAGCCCGGGGGGTCAAGGTCAGGCACGGGACAGCTCGCGCAGAACCAGTTCCACGACCTCCCGCCGGTCGGCGTCGGTGAGGGCCGAGCCGCCGGTCAGCAGGTGCACGGCGTTCAGCAACTGGTCGACGGCGAGGCTCCCGCCCGCCGTGACCCGGGTGACGAATTCCTCA includes these proteins:
- a CDS encoding TIR-like protein FxsC, with product MVRALDAVAPDLDGTTLAEVLWLAARMGTPPEGTPAGSSPEPPAAGTSVPPSATGTDEGGSGPATARQPGRALHERLAGASDHVAGAAVAAPRGAGLPLAQEVTRALRPWKRPWPRGRRSALDVDATVDGYARSGELIPVFRPAPERWFGLVLVVDRSPAMRVWQDLIDDFTAVLNRLGAFRTLQVRELAFGDEGPELRDGLGRLTGPGEPRSPDARRLVVVVSDCAAPGWREPEVWRRIRSWSLTTPVALLNPLPPKLWRRTALDLPSVRVRPGAPGSDNLHLAFEPPPLLPDADPAGDTGAWLPVPVLSTSPHSLDRWSRTLMRGDPEGCGAVLVPRGGRLGGRPREHAGGVTAEGFLRTASPAAAQLAVLCAPFGRLGMGLLHLIRQELVPRATVADVAELLTSGLFAIDAAGDGPVELVVPDDVRSRLERELTVYEVRRMDRALERAERPGRLPAVAYDPQGSAQHPAGERAFAHARRRTLELLGLPAGDRPPLTGRERVVDTWHRERYPDNRPYFFLSYAHTPPWGPGAGDPDHWVNVFFQDLCNHIYQLTDLPAGAPAGFMDREMRSGEGWPDKLSENLANCRVLVPLFSPRYFSSEMCGREWFAFNERVLRARATGAGAGSVIVPALWTRVDFTDLPDSVRHIHLDPASFGDRYATNGIYGLIKLRRLRDEYEEVVFRLAQRIVEVASDSPLPPSRPRTYETTPSAFKPRGEGPRSIHLVVAAPTRDSIPDERDVRPYGEEAQDWNPYYSESSRPLVNLAEDLVRSLDYRVTVSSFDDEPVDEDGESGDAEAESLRPGILLMDRWALADEERRRRLQAYDANSRPWVSVIVPWNRSDLQNHGEDGRGLIEEMERTLPRITDRGRRTDVRIAVNGVPTLEAFTSVLPAVVAHATRQYFKHAQAQPPPGPHAPRPRLVDPDLFSDLGFGREGES